The following coding sequences are from one Plasmodium knowlesi strain H genome assembly, chromosome: 9 window:
- a CDS encoding peroxisome assembly protein 22, putative, whose translation MPRTCKNGQDCRKYKSYENVEDKNISIFQPILLVGMIFMFYIFYFRIFKRRYDVNNENNRRKLNNKNISSKPIISLCLNDIVLKIIGNKVHIVESSIEPFIKLCAISELFVIAQILNDVQEKNIIDLFKRLGLFDKGFKEHRLMFCTTSNGRASMIRQLCPLTHVDNDETVIKTLTGKIPNVVQIYGNLNTTDHSNFFTSLQAFTQVICAVASVEGIN comes from the coding sequence ATGCCTAGGACGTGCAAAAATGGGCAGGATtgtagaaaatataaatcatATGAAAATGTTGAAGATAAAaacatttccattttccaaCCAATACTGTTAGTTGGTATgatttttatgttttatattttttactttcgtATATTTAAAAGAAGATATGATGtgaataatgaaaataatcgaaggaaattaaataataaaaatattagcaGCAAACCCATTATTTCCCTATGCCTGAACGATATAGTATTAAAGATTATTGGTAACAAGGTACACATAGTTGAAAGCTCCATAGAACCATTTATTAAATTGTGCGCAATTTCAGAACTCTTTGTAATTGCtcaaattttaaatgatgtacaggaaaaaaacataattgatctttttaaaagattGGGCTTGTTTGATAAAGGATTCAAAGAACATCGTCTAATGTTTTGTACAACGTCAAATGGAAGAGCATCGATGATACGTCAGCTATGCCCACTTACTCATGTCGATAATGATGAAACTGTAATAAAAACGTTAACGGGAAAAATTCCAAATGTAGTTCAAATATATGGAAATCTAAATACCACTGAtcattctaatttttttacttccctaCAAGCCTTTACCCAGGTTATATGTGCCGTTGCATCCGTCGAAGGTATAAATTAG
- a CDS encoding protein farnesyltransferase subunit beta, putative, translating into MNTGDTYMLRYNKRKHLALLLFELIKYEKKKDDFKPDFENDEFYNQVENLIKLLFNYIFNLSEENYTDCNDHIPHGCYHSSSSENLSDVLTNSSEDDEELSNFFSFKGVQAQEGDTSHIDNAEREYKLEYIQSNRGGVNAKESSMATSRSSSSSASNTDDNIYNVTSVPLKKDRPNKASFQKQNHQKESPHERNNNHMSEHFFNLNLKCNQNTQTIKEKKKVEKQILTIYYKTFSSNIIDMLLNSLTVEISDVILFFLFDNVGSVDDISSFFTKGHYTFEMIHTYIHKREFTCDETTSGKGTYKNRCENSPSDFKRIHQTDDTKSITIMCKEQEGHTNNMAGNFLRGQNIEERSPPLDAKSKIEGGPCLNQEWPTTNTSAQGITEDDTENGANGENEEENGTYYLSEILPEEDVKDINHPSTNNHPPDVSKLRNASIKEDTLIVEDFHFQLNKSSVLLNKFISILNVHLEKQKHFKFCTDIFFVKNLRLSFLEASKPWIFYWCIHTIYILHNDVEIEQKLGKSTFRYIKQCVFVYLNKIKNENGAFGGGLNQYTHIATTYAAVCVFIYLHDEENNFLSFLDRKKLHSYILKLKCKDGSFRLHRNGEIDMRGTYCAIAVCSMCHILTNQVKKNVEKYILSCQNYEGGFTSEKFQESHGGYTYCALATLCILGKVQKVNMNKLVHWLINKQGNLEGAFMGRTNKLVDACYSFWIGSIFFLINEMHILKQFLRSSKYESKKKRIRGRGQIVDNKDSLNFNAPKNFEKLNAMGSSSNGVKGEHPSIDEADNHGTINKAKGSDHFDCIDAPSKFDHMRKKNTPMTNQIHKEKNNFEKYKNNFLQKEVMFNMNFLKLYLLVCSQSNKGGMKDKPMEKVDYYHTCYALSGLSIIENYIFSHQPDNEKYSMDYMNHLNRIHILYNITVSKVYKSYTYFSPSFPLSENKVNHRVGKGAYLYLKRLLC; encoded by the coding sequence ATGAATACCGGTGACACCTACATGCTAAGGTACAACAAAAGAAAACACCTAGCACTGCTACTATTcgaattaataaaatatgaaaaaaaaaaagatgactTCAAGCCAGATTTtgaaaatgatgaattttACAACCAGGTAGAAaacttgataaaattgttattcaattatatatttaatttaagtgaagaaaattacacaGACTGCAATGATCACATCCCTCATGGATGTTATCATTCCAGTTCTTCCGAAAATTTAAGCGACGTTTTAACAAATTCTAgtgaagatgatgaagaacTATCGaactttttctcatttaagGGAGTCCAAGCGCAGGAAGGGGACACTTCACATATTGATAATGCCGAAAGGGAGTACAAACTGGAATACATACAGTCCAATAGAGGGGGTGTGAATGCTAAGGAGAGTTCCATGGCGACCTCCAGATCATCTTCTAGCAGCGCGTCCAACACAGATGACAATATATACAATGTTACAAGTGTACCCTTAAAAAAGGACAGACCCAATAAGGCATCTTTCCAAAAACAGAATCATCAAAAAGAATCACCTCACGAAAGAAATAATAACCATATGTctgaacattttttcaatCTTAATTTAAAATGCAACCAAAATACACAAacgataaaggaaaaaaagaaggtggaaaaacaaatattaACCATCTACTATAAGACCTTCTCATCTAATATCATTGATATGCTTTTAAATAGTTTAACCGTAGAAATTTCAGatgttattttattcttccttttcgatAACGTTGGAAGTGTTGACGATATtagttccttctttaccAAGGGACATTACACCTTTGAGAtgatacacacatacattcATAAGAGAGAATTTACTTGTGATGAGACGACTTCAGGTAAGggaacatataaaaatagATGTGAAAACAGTCCATCCGattttaaaagaattcaCCAAACAGATGATACTAAAAGTATAACCATCATGTGCAAGGAACAAGAGGGGCATACAAATAATATGGCGGGAAATTTTTTGAGAGGACAAAATATAGAGGAACGGAGCCCCCCCCTTGACGCCAAAAGTAAGATTGAAGGAGGTCCATGTCTGAATCAAGAATGGCCTACTACAAACACCAGCGCTCAAGGAATCACAGAAGATGACACAGAAAATGGTGCAAACGGggaaaatgaggaggaaaacggTACCTACTACCTAAGCGAAATATTGCCTGAAGAAGATGTAAAAGATATAAACCACCCCTCGACCAACAACCATCCTCCAGACGTTTCTAAACTAAGAAATGCTTCCATCAAAGAAGACACATTAATCGTTGAAGATTTCCACTTCCAGTTAAACAAGTCTTCTGTTTTGCTCAACAAATTTATCAGCATCTTAAATGTACATTTGGAGAAGCAGAAACATTTCAAATTTTGCactgatatatttttcgtaaaaaatttaaggtTGAGCTTTTTGGAAGCATCCAAGCCGTGGATTTTCTATTGGTGTATTCACACTATCTACATCTTACATAACGATGTAGAGATTGAGCAGAAGTTAGGTAAGAGCACCTTCCGTTATATAAAACAGTGCGTCTTCGTCTAtctaaataaaataaaaaacgaaaatggaGCCTTCGGAGGTGGACTAAATCAGTACACACACATAGCGACTACCTACGCGGCGGTATGTGTATTTATATACCTGCAcgatgaggaaaataattttttaagctttctcgatagaaaaaaattacactccTATATTCTTAAGTTAAAATGTAAAGATGGTTCATTTCGATTACACAGAAATGGGGAGATAGACATGAGAGGTACCTACTGTGCTATAGCAGTATGTTCCATGTGTCACATACTAACTaatcaagtaaaaaaaaatgtggaaaaatatattctgtCCTGTCAGAATTACGAAGGCGGATTTACAAGTGAGAAATTTCAGGAAAGTCACGGAGGTTATACCTATTGCGCCTTAGCTACTTTATGCATTCTAGGAAAAGTTCAAAAAGTGAATATGAATAAATTAGTACACTGGCTAATTAACAAACAAGGGAACTTAGAGGGCGCATTTATGGGAAGAACCAATAAGTTAGTGGACGCTTGCTACTCATTCTGGATTGGAtccattttctttctaataaatgaaatgcaTATATTAAAGCAGTTCCTCCGGAGTTCCAAATatgaaagtaaaaaaaagcgtATTCGTGGAAGAGGACAAATTGTGGATAACAAGGATTCCCTCAATTTTAATGCgccaaaaaattttgaaaaattaaatgcaATGGGAAGCAGTTCAAATGGGGTAAAAGGTGAACATCCCTCTATCGACGAAGCGGATAACCACGGAACGATTAATAAAGCTAAAGGCAGTGATCACTTCGACTGCATAGATGCACCGTCCAAATTTGACCAcatgaggaagaagaataccCCCATGACAAATCAAatacataaagaaaaaaacaactttgaaaaatacaaaaataattttctgcaAAAAGAAGTCATGTTTAATATGAATTTCTTAAAGCTCTATTTGCTCGTATGCTCTCAAAGCAATAAAGGCGGCATGAAGGACAAGCCGATGGAAAAAGTTGATTATTATCATACGTGCTATGCCTTAAGTGGCTTGTCAATAATAGAAAACTACATATTCTCACATCAGCCAGACAATGAGAAATACAGTATGGACTATATGAACCACCTGAACAGAATTCACATCCTTTACAATATAACCGTTTCAAAGGTATACAAAAGTTACACCTACTTTTCGCCCTCTTTCCCGCTAAGTGAAAACAAGGTTAACCACCGAGTTGGGAAGGGTGCTTACTTATATTTAAAGCGTCTCCTTTGCTGA
- a CDS encoding membrane associated erythrocyte binding-like protein, putative, giving the protein MTLYSFLALVAFYCICKAKRIANPQEAFMDRFDIAKNHINIKWSTNGRLGEGDYKYDIDDGENTDFELSTESMTGTCPDNGAQEMYKGSCPDYGKTFVMDLNVDEYNEEFLDEMSFGLLNKKLNLSIEIPVEKSGMAMYQGLFKRCPLDENHSSLIRKEHVYDMCFERIYNRMELTDRNKKRTLRNNYLHFGWHGLGGRFGSNIDYPLHDYNPSESHVTRKMGFSGLIRNLSDCSIYSYCMGPCFGKDFNNECFRSLPVVFNHRTKECVILGTHEASRRRNCLSQNSYGFERCFVPMKKEAGKEWTYASSFLRPDYETKCPPRFPLNDTVFGYYNHRTGECKSAVKNNRGNYKSTFKNCIEGLFNHPEGDRGNGRNNFLWGVWFLEGSSEKLSSMNDIGMCSILREKPNCVLKKEKHYSFTNLTANSFDFAQSVTYPQVEEMHDQENGVSNLGETAWEGREERIDLSEVDGKREEAGSEDKEIKETETYQNLQKNRKTEINEHMGLSKENLNYMLPVQMRHESTHSNRNDSIFRRKDEPISQMLELNQPSKSYLHNLGARGWGRYNISHWNSRRINNGSVSQNEGNMSSKLSKNPQSKFMERFDIPKNHIFINWKKDGEFGEGNLKYDILSNKTAGTAQSLLIDNYNDVCPNHSIPGRAQGSCPNYGKAIIVERPENKNEDSNFNYESLNEIHTGYLGRISINVVELPYDKSGIAMHHGFPASCPIDKQEERLLQRMNDYNYDMCKSRVFPSPLSMKELDYRNRTLKYYGLYGFGGRLGSTISINSRNVGRGEKRTNNITLPMKNPGLINNLLDCSIYSYCLGPCMEGTYRNKCFRNLPAYYNHATNECVILGTHEQERNSNCRKETSDLSRPNCQKIRKTLDSKDWTYVTSFIRPDYEEKCPPRFPLNSKSFGIYDERTGKCRSLIGEDNYVGIQNFGGCLEYLFINSPKDLYNSDRKKYWGVWIGKEPVNDYNMFRVTGECYHILQKPTCVIHKENHFSFTSLTTNYIDFYQNFNIEPVEELVERRDIIDLDKEGNHYGRAEARAQVGQDRGLNPSDFDFTAKKDSRATEATEEAKKKAEEAKKKAEEARKAEEAKKKAEEVRKAEEVRKAEEVRKAEEARKAEEDKRKAEEARKAEEARKAEEARKAEEARKAEEVRKAEEVRKAEEVRKAEEARKAEEVRKAEEVRKAEEARKAEEVRKVEEAKKKAEEARKAEEVRKAEEARKAEEVRKAEEVRKAEEARKAEEVRKVEEAKKKAEEARKAEEAKKKAEEAKKKAEAAKKKAEEAKKKAEAAKKKAEAAKKKAEAAKKKAEAAKKKTEEAKKKAEAAKKKAEEVRKAEEAKKKAEEDKKKAEEVKKAEAAKKKAEEAKKKAEEVRKAEEAKKKAEEARKAEEAKKKAEEARKAEEAKKKAEEARKAEEAKKKAEEARKAEEAKKKAEEAKKKAEEARKAEEAKKKAEEARKAEEARKAEEARKAEEARKAEEARKAEEVRKAEEVRKAEEVRKAEEVRKAEEARKAEEDKRKAEEARKAEEARKAEEARKAEEARKAEEVRKAEEVRKAEEVRKAEEVRKAEEVRKAEEARKAEEDKRKAEEARKAEEDKRKAEEARKAEEARKAEEVRKAEEVRKAEEVRKAEEVRKAEEAKRKAEEDKRKAEEARVDEGEKNKIAHVIKEGVDEKDDRTTKDIFSNSAVIIEGGKEGNLVVNDSKETEVSATKEVADSSNSVREESKEVQQHKFNKNNISGEDGNSESNSNSETYNKEDFEEEVEEAKMIKQLDNNDMESEIPNSNYAPKNYESTDDKLDKDEYIKRNAEKTRQEIINLSKKDPCIVDVSSKFCDYMKENISSGNCSDVERKELCCSISNYCLKYFSYSSNEYYNCMNEEFGHKDYKCFQKSKVSNTAYFAGAGIVLILLLVIVSKAILGKWFNEATFDEFDENYEKVYTLAMINREQIQEAGSLDFSGYMSDK; this is encoded by the exons ATGACGCTGTATAGTTTTTTAGCCCTTGTGGCATTCTATTGTATTTGTAAGGCAAAGCGTATCGCAAATCCTCAGGAGGCGTTTATGGACAGATTTGACATAGCGAAGAATCACATAAATATAAAGTGGTCTACAAACGGTAGGTTAGGGGAAGGGGACTATAAATATGATATAG ATGATGGGGAGAATACAGACTTTGAGCTGAGCACAGAGAGTATGACGGGAACCTGCCCAGACAATGGAGCCCAAGAAATGTACAAGGGTAGTTGTCCCGATTATGGGAAAACATTCGTAATGGATCTGAACGTAGATGAGTATAATGAGGAATTTTTGGACGAAATGAGTTTCGGTTTGTTGAACAAGAAATTAAATCTTTCAATAGAAATTCCAGTGGAGAAAAGTGGGATGGCCATGTACCAAGGTCTCTTCAAGCGTTGCCCTTTGGACGAAAATCATAGTTCGCTCATAAGGAAGGAACATGTATATGATATGTGTTTTGAACGAATTTACAATCGTATGGAATTAACtgatagaaataaaaagcgtACCTTGAGGAATAATTATTTACACTTTGGATGGCACGGATTAGGAGGTCGATTCGGATCCAATATAGATTACCCTCTACATGATTATAATCCGTCAGAAAGTCATGTGACTAGAAAAATGGGGTTCTCAGGTTTAATAAGAAATTTGTCCGACTGTTCTATTTATTCCTACTGTATGGGTCCATGTTTTGGCAAAGATTTTAATAATGAATGTTTTCGCAGTTTACCTGTCGTTTTCAACCACAGAACGAAGGAGTGTGTTATCCTCGGTACACATGAAgcaagtagaagaagaaattgccTGTCTCAGAATTCATATGGTTTTGAAAGATGCTTTGTGccaatgaagaaggaagcaGGGAAAGAATGGACGTATGCATCATCATTTTTGCGTCCAGATTATGAAACAAAATGCCCTCCAAGATTTCCATTAAATGATACAGTATTTGGCTACTACAATCATAGAACTGGTGAATGTAAATCTGCTGTGAAGAATAATCGTGGGAATTATAAGTCAACTTTCAAAAATTGTATTGAAGGACTATTCAATCATCCTGAGGGGGATAGGGGAAATGGCAGAAATAATTTCTTATGGGGGGTTTGGTTTTTAGAAGGTAGTTCGGAAAAATTAAGTTCCATGAATGATATTGGAATGTGTTCCATTTTGAGGGAGAAACCAAATTGTGtcttgaagaaggaaaagcacTATTCCTTTACGAATTTGACGGCGAATTCTTTTGATTTTGCGCAAAGTGTGACATATCCACAGGTGGAGGAGATGCATGATCAGGAGAATGGAGTAAGTAATTTGGGAGAGACGGCATGGGAAGGtagggaagaaagaatagaTTTGAGCGAAGTAGATGGAAAGAGGGAAGAAGCAGGGAGCGAagataaagaaataaaagagacAGAAACATAccaaaatttgcaaaagaatagaaaaacagaaataaaTGAGCACATGGGATTAAGCAAGGAAAATCTTAACTACATGCTCCCCGTGCAAATGAGGCACGAATCAACTCATTCAAATAGGAACGATTCTATTTTTAGAAGAAAGGATGAACCTATAAGCCAAATGCTTGAACTAAATCAGCCATCCAAAAGTTATTTGCACAATCTAGGTGCTCGTGGATGGGGAAGATACAACATTTCTCATTGGAACTCCCGTAGAATAAATAACGGCTCAGTTTCCcagaatgaaggaaatatgAGTTCCAAATTGTCTAAAAACCCTCAATCTAAATTTATGGAAAGATTTGATATTCCGAAaaatcatatttttatcaattgGAAAAAGGACGGAGAATTCGGAGAGGGTAATTTGAAGTACGATATTTTATCGAATAAAACGGCTGGTACCGCTCAGTCCTTATTAATTGATAATTATAATGACGTGTGTCCAAATCATTCAATTCCAGGAAGGGCACAAGGAAGTTGCCCGAACTATGGGAAAGCTATCATTGTCGAAAGACCTGAAAATAAGAATGAAGATAGTAATTTTAATTACGAATCTTTAAATGAAATACATACTGGTTATTTGGGAAGAATAAGCATCAATGTTGTCGAACTTCCATATGATAAAAGTGGAATAGCTATGCATCATGGTTTTCCAGCATCTTGTCCAATAGATAAACAGGAAGAGAGGTTGCTTCAAAGAATGAATGATTACAATTATGATATGTGCAAGTCTAGGGTGTTTCCATCTCCATTATCCATGAAGGAATTGGATTACAGAAATCGTACACTTAAGTATTATGGCCTTTATGGTTTCGGTGGTCGATTAGGTTCGACAATTTCAATTAATTCAAGAAATGTAGGAAGAGGTGAAAAGCGTACGAATAACATAACGCTGCCAATGAAAAACCCAGGGTTAATAAACAACTTGCTCGATTGCTCTATATACTCTTATTGTTTAGGACCTTGTATGGAAGGAACATACAGAAATAAATGCTTCCGAAATTTACCGGCTTATTATAATCACGCAACAAATGAATGTGTTATACTTGGTACACATGAACAGGAAAGGAACAGTAACTGCAGGAAGGAAACAAGTGACTTAAGTAGACCGAACTGCCAGAAGATTAGGAAAACCTTAGATTCAAAGGATTGGACATATGTTACTTCATTTATTAGGCCTgattatgaagaaaaatgtcCACCTAGATTTCCTCTCAATTCCAAAAGTTTTGGGATCTACGATGAACGAACAGGAAAATGCAGAAGTCTCATTGGAGAGGATAATTACGTCGGTATTCAAAATTTCGGAGGCTGCTTAGAATATTTGTTTATTAACTCTCCAAAAGATTTATATAATagtgatagaaaaaaatattgggGTGTTTGGATTGGAAAAGAGCCGGTTAATGATTATAATATGTTTAGGGTTACTGGGGAATGCTATCATATACTTCAAAAACCAACTTGCGTCATCCACAAAGAGAACCATTTTTCATTCACATCTCTCACAACAAATTACATTGATTTTTATCAGAACTTTAACATAGAACCTGTGGAAGAATTGGTTGAGCGTAGAGATATAATTGATCTAGATAAAGAGGGGAACCATTATGGGAGAGCTGAGGCTAGGGCGCAGGTGGGGCAAGACAGGGGGCTAAATCCGTCAGATTTTGATTTCACTGCTAAGAAGGACAGTCGTGCAACAGAGGCGACGGAAGAGGCTAAGAAAAAAGCGGAAGAGGCTAAGAAAAAAGCGGAGGAGGCTAGGAAAGCGGAAGAGGCTAAGAAAAAAGCGGAGGAGGTTAGGAAAGCGGAGGAGGTTAGGAAAGCGGAGGAGGTTAGGAAGGCTGAGGAGGCTAGGAAAGCGGAAGAAGACAAAAGGAAAGCTGAGGAGGCTAGGAAGGCTGAGGAGGCCAGGAAAGCGGAGGAGGCCAGGAAAGCGGAGGAGGCTAGGAAAGCGGAGGAGGTTAGGAAGGCTGAGGAGGTTAGGAAGGCTGAGGAGGTTAGGAAGGCTGAGGAGGCTAGGAAGGCTGAGGAGGTTAGGAAAGCGGAGGAGGTTAGGAAGGCTGAGGAGGCTAGGAAGGCTGAGGAGGTTAGGAAGGTTGAGGAggctaagaaaaaagctGAGGAGGCTAGGAAGGCTGAGGAGGTTAGGAAGGCTGAGGAGGCTAGGAAGGCTGAGGAGGTTAGGAAAGCGGAGGAGGTTAGGAAGGCTGAGGAGGCTAGGAAGGCTGAGGAGGTTAGGAAGGTTGAGGAggctaagaaaaaagctGAGGAGGCTAGGAAGGCTGAGGAGGCTAAGAAAAAAGCGGAGGAGGCTAAGAAGAAGGCTGAGGCGGCTAAGAAAAAAGCGGAGGAGGCTAAGAAGAAGGCTGAGGCggctaagaaaaaagctgaggcggctaagaaaaaagctgaggcggctaagaaaaaagctgaggcggctaagaaaaaaactgaggaagctaagaaaaaagctgaggcggctaagaaaaaagctGAGGAAGTAAGAAAAGCGGAGGAGGCTAAGAAAAAGGCAGAGgaggataagaaaaaagcggAGGAGGTTAAGAAGGCTGAGGCAGCTAAGAAAAAAGCGGAAGAAGCTAAGAAAAAAGCTGAGGAAGTAAGAAAAGCGGAAGAGGCTAAGAAAAAAGCGGAGGAGGCTAGGAAAGCGGAAGAGGCTAAGAAAAAAGCGGAGGAGGCTAGGAAAGCGGAGGAGGCTAAGAAAAAAGCGGAGGAGGCTAGGAAAGCGGAAGAGGCTAAGAAAAAAGCGGAGGAGGCTAGGAAAGCGGAAGAGGCTAAGAAAAAAGCGGAAGAGGCTAAGAAAAAAGCGGAGGAGGCTAGGAAAGCGGAAGAGGCTAAGAAAAAAGCGGAGGAGGCTAGGAAAGCGGAGGAGGCTAGGAAAGCTGAGGAGGCTAGGAAGGCTGAGGAGGCTAGGAAGGCTGAGGAGGCTAGGAAGGCTGAGGAGGTTAGGAAAGCGGAGGAGGTTAGGAAGGCTGAGGAGGTTAGGAAAGCGGAAGAGGTTAGGAAGGCTGAGGAGGCTAGGAAAGCGGAAGAAGACAAAAGGAAAGCTGAGGAGGCTAGGAAGGCTGAGGAGGCCAGGAAAGCGGAGGAGGCCAGGAAAGCGGAGGAGGCTAGGAAAGCGGAGGAGGTTAGGAAGGCTGAGGAGGTTAGGAAGGCTGAGGAGGTTAGGAAGGCTGAGGAGGTTAGGAAGGCTGAGGAGGTTAGGAAGGCTGAGGAGGCTAGGAAAGCGGAAGAAGACAAAAGGAAAGCTGAGGAGGCTAGGAAAGCGGAAGAAGACAAAAGGAAAGCTGAGGAGGCTAGGAAGGCTGAGGAGGCCAGGAAAGCGGAGGAGGTTAGGAAAGCGGAGGAGGTTAGGAAGGCTGAGGAGGTTAGGAAAGCGGAGGAAGTAAGAAAAGCTGAGGAAGCTAAAAGGAAGGCTGAGGAGGACAAAAGGAAAGCGGAGGAGGCAAGAGTggatgaaggggaaaagaataaaattgcgCATGTAATTAAGGAAGGTGTGGACGAAAAGGATGATAGGACGACAAAAGATATATTTTCGAATAGTGCTGTAATTAttgagggaggaaaagaaggtaatTTAGTAGTGAATGACAGTAAGGAGACTGAGGTTTCTGCAACGAAGGAAGTGGCTGATTCATCTAATAGCGTCAGGGAAGAGTCAAAGGAGGTTCAACAGCATAAGTTCAATAAGAATAATATTTCTGGTGAAGATGGAAATTCTGAAAGTAATTCGAATTCAGAAACATATAATAAAGAAGATTTCGAAGAGGAAGTCGAAGAAGCGAAAATGATAAAGCAGCTTGATAATAATGATATGGAGTCGGAAATACCAAACAGTAATTATGCACCCAAAAATTATGAATCGACAGATGATAAATTAGATAAGGATGAATATATAAAGAGAAATGCTGAAAAAACGCGGCAGGAGATAATAAATTTATCCAAAAAGGACCCATGTATTGTTGATGTTTCTTCAAAGTTTTGCGATTatatgaaggaaaatatatcttcTGGTAATTGTTCTGATGTAGAGAGAAAAGAACTGTGTTGTTCAATTTCAAATTATTGTTTAAAGTATTTTAGTTATAGTTCAAATGAGTATTATAACTGTATGAATGAAGAATTTGGCCACAAGGATTACAAATGCTTTCAGAAGAGTAAAGTTTCAA acACGGCTTATTTTGCTGGAGCAGGAATAGTACTGATACTCCTGCTTGTCATCGTTTCAAAAGCTATTCTGGGAAAATG GTTTAATGAAGCTACTTTTGATGAGTTCGATGAAAATTATGAGAAAGTCTACACATTAGCCATGATaa acaGGGAACAAATACAGGAAGCGGGATCGTTAGATTTTTCCGGGTACATGTCTGATAAATGA